The region TCCAAATTTATTTAAAGTATCAGGTTCTAAATAACTACCCTCGGTCCATTCATTCCATGAGTTAATAGTCAGGATTTTAGTTTTGGCGAGGTGATTATCCATAAAATCTTTCGCTTCTATTAACGCATTTTTAAAAGCCCCTGATGTGTTGCCAATAATAATTGGTGTATACGGATATCCGAAGTTTCCCCATGAATTTTCCTGGTTAGTGCGTGGAGATGAATCCCAACCCATCGATACATTGGGATAATAAGGCACATTAAATTTTTCACAGGCATTTAAAGCATATTTAAAATATACATTTTTTACAGAATCATACGCATTGGTCGGAAAGTTATTAAGTACAACGTGATGGATCCATACGTAGTCTGTTACCGAATTGAATCCCAGATTTTTAATTAAAATTTCCGGAGAGGTAATTGTTTTCTCGCCGGGAAGTATCGTATTACCCCACACAACGGCATTAATATTTAAATCTTTAAAACCTGCCTTTTTTGTTTTAGCGCGAAAATCAGCAATAGCTTTCGCCGCTGCCTCTTGACTCCCAAAGCTACCAAGGAAATTTCCAAGATCATAAATCGAAAAATAGGGGCATCCATCTATTTTCCAATAAGACGGATGTTTAAAATATTTTGTAATGATATAGTCTGTCATTTTATCCCAGGTTTCGGGCGTGATTTTACCTGGATACATCAATTTTTGAGGTTTCCCATGCGTAGATGGGTGAAGATCGAGCCAATCGTGGTTGGCCCACATTAAACTAAATCTCATCAGACTATTATTCTTAGCCTTCATAAATCCGTTTTCTAACCCCCTTTGCAAAAAGGGGCCATCATTGTAATAGTACCAGTCAAAAATGAATGCATTAATTCCATGTGTTGAGGCTGCCTTTATTTTTTGAGCCATATCTACTGGATTGGCTTCATCGGTGTATCCCCATAAAGGAACTTTGGGTTGATGATGTCCTTCAAAACGTGGCTTTGCTTTTTTAACAAGCTCCCATTCTGTCCAGTTCTTTCCGCGGTATACTTCATTCCGCTTATCAACATGATAGTCCGGGAAATAATAAACAGCTATCTGGTATTTCTCATTTGATGATTTTTTTTGCTGAGCATATACGCACGTAGACACGCACAACAATAAAAACATAGCTGATACAATATTTTTCCTGCTCATAAGATTTACTTTTTATAAAGCTGCTGGCGTTATAGATTAGTTAAAAAAACAGCGGACAACTGGTTTGTTAAAAGAGTAAGTTAACAACAACTTTGTACCCAACTGTCATGTACTGTCGTACCAGAAAATCATAAAGGTGGGCCCAGTATTTTTTAACAACATTTTCGAAAAATGAGAAAATATGCTCCCTGAAGCCATATAGCTTAACACTGATAATGGTTGAAACTTAATCCTCCATTAATAATGGAGAAGTATATTTGCTTAAAGACAAGTATACTTTTATAGTATTATGCAGCCATTTTTTAACTTTTATAAGCAAAGTCGCTACGTCCTGATTTGTCTGATATCTATTCTGATTTTACAAGGTTCCTGTAAGAAAGAAGGGCCTTCTCCCAATTATCCCATCGGAAGTAATGAAAATATAAATGCCTGGATACTGGATAGCCTCAAGCGTTATTATTATTGGAGCGATGGCCTGCCTGCTAAACCTGCTCTTAACCGGGCTCCGTTGGATTTTTTCTCCGCGGTACGAAACTCCAGCGATCGCTTTTCTTACATTTTATTACCAGGCGATCTATCAACAGTTGCCCCCACTAACAAGAGCCAATATGGATTCGACTATACAACGATCAAAGAGAAAAATACAGGTCTGGTTTTTGGAGTAATTAAACTGGTTTTAAACGATTCTCCCGCATCCAGGTCTGGTTTAAAACGTGGTGATTACATCAGTAAAATTAACGGTAAGGCTATAACCCAGGAAAATGCCGCGGCTTTACAACAGGAATTGCTTTCGGGCACCCGGGTAACGATCACTTTTGCCGAGGTGAATGGTGCTGAATTAAAAGATATTGGCTCTGCCGAATTAACGGCTGGTTTTACGTTTGAACAACCTGCGGTAAGTAATATTACTGATAATGGCAGCTCCAAAATTGCCTATCTATATATATATGATTTTAGCCAGGGGTTAGCCGCCTCGCTTTACAATGTTTTTATGGGTTTTAAAACTGCAGGTGTAACAGAACTTATTCTGGATCTTCGTTATAACTCAGGAGGGCAGGTTGCCGAAGCTGCCGGACTTTGTACCATGATTGCATCCGGGGTAAATTATACCACTCCTTTTATCACTTATAAAGGAAATAAAAACGGAGGTGTCAGATCCGAATCTTTAGGGGATGCAGCCACTTTTGATCGTACAGTAAATTTTAATACCCTTTTGCAATCTAACCTGAATTTAAAAAGAGTATTTATTTTAGGAACAGCTGCAACCGCTTCGGCTTCGGAAGTGATGATCAACAATTTGAAACCCTATATACAGGTTGTGCTGATCGGCGAAAAAACAAGAGGCAAAGATGAAGCGTCATTTAAAATTTATGACGCAAGGACACCCAAGCAAGTGAATTGGGAAATGCACCCCATTGTTTATAAATTGTTTAATGCAGCCGGAAATGGAGGATATAGCGCTGGTATAGATCCCGATATCAGTATTGCGGAGCTGAATAACCTTCCTTTACAACCTTTTGGTGCATGGGAAGACCCTTTAGTTAAAGCCGCCCTGGATCGAATTTCGGGGAAGAATACTTTAGGGGTTTTGGAACTAAAAAAATCTAATAAGATGAGCCTTGCTGCCGGAAATGTACTGGCCGACTCCCGCATACAAGCTACTTCTGCAAGTACCGTGATTACTCATCGTTGAACTGGTAAAGCTTCTCTTACAGTTAACATTAACTTCAAATTACCCGCTTAACTTGCAATGCTTAACCTCCTGCTATATGAAACATTTGGACAACTTATCTATCAAGGAACTCTTGTGCCTTATCCAAACCGGGGATACCGATGCTTTCGCTGAAGTTTATAAATTATATAGAAGAAAAGTATATTATTTTGCCTACCGTTTTGTACGTTGTGCTGAAGAAGCCAACGAGCTAACCCAGGATGTATTTGTGCGGTTATGGGAAAACAGGATGAAAATAAATCCTGATAAAAATTTTGAGGCATACCTGTTTAGTATGGTCCGCAGTAATTTTTTGGATGCGCTAAAAAAGCAGGCACGAATGTCTGTTTACCGGACAGCGAATGCAGAGGAGCCGGCTTTTAATTCAACGGAAAGTTATATGGATTTTACGGAATGCAGGCAGATAGCTATGAATGCCATTGAAACACTTTCACCCCAAGCTAAAGTGGCTTATTTATTAAGCCGGGAAGATGGTTGTTCGCATGAGGATATTTCCAGGCAAATGGGTCTTTCAAAAAATACAGTGAATAACCACATTAAAAAATCCTTAACTCATATTCGTACCCGTATCCGCTACTTATCTCCGGATACTGTTCTTCCTTTTGTGCTGTTCATGCTGGTATCTTTCCCCGAAATGGGTTAACGCAACTCCTTTTTTAATACTATTATTTAGGTTATTGCCCGAAAGGGCAATTATTGTTTTGCAACATCAGTAACAAAACTGTTTGGTCTGGAGTAACCCCAGAGCATACAGGCCATTTTGTTATAAAAGTGGGTTTACATGGTTTACACAATTTATAGTTAAAATTGATTTACATTATTGAAAATCAGATAATTGTGTGATTTTTGTACTGGATTTGTGTTAACCGACTTTATAGCGTTTTTTGCCCCTCTCTATAGCGTAATGATGTCGATGCCGGAAATTAAAAAAACATTATTCGATATGAGTTTCCTTATGAAAGTTTTTCTAATAGGGTTTTCATAAAAAAAAGCATATAAATTATTGTATTGATTATGAGGTGTTTAAATCAATTTGTAAAATGTATTCCCTAATCATATAGCTGTTATACCCTTCCCGATCTTATATACATATATAAGTAGTTATAAAATACTGGGATTATAAAGGTGAAACATCAAGAGGAAATCAGAAGATTATTTAAAATGTACCTGGAGGGTAAAACAAATGCCAGTCAGAATAACATTTTGTTTCACTATTTAAACAACAATAAAAACGCGGAACAGGAATTATCAGATCTGATGAATGATACCTGGGAACAGGAACCCGTGATCAGGGACGACTCAGTTGAAGCGAATGAGGGCCTGGAGCAAGTATGGGCTAAAATTGATCATAAGAAACAAAAAACGATTCAACGATACCAATTACTTAAGTATGCGGCCTCATTAGTGATGATCTGCTCGGCCGTATTTGTATATAAGGCCAACCAGAAAAGGCAACCCGAGAGTGCCAAACCAATTGCTTTTATTACTAAAACAACCCTGAGCGGAGAAAAAGTAAAAATGCTGCTGCCAGACAGCTCGGTTGTTTATCTGGGTAGCAGGAGCAAAATCTCCTGGCCCGAACATTTTGAAAAAGGGAAAATTAGAAATGTTTCCCTTGAAGGTGAAGCCTTTTTTGAGGTGAAACATGATGCCGCCAGACCTTTTATTATCCGCTCTGGAAAAATGGAAACCCAGGTTCTGGGTACCTCATTTAATATTTATGCTTATCCGGAAGATAAAATATTTACCGTATCCGTACGGACGGGTAAAGTGGGCGTAACCGAAAAAAGCCCGGGTAGCCGTAAGGTGCTTTCACTTTTAACACCCGGGATGAAAATAGTTTATAATAAGGATAATGGAAAGTTCAGAATTAATGTTGGGCTGATTGGTGAAGCAGATAGCTGGACAAACAATCGTTTTGTGTTCCACGATGAAAATCTGGGCTCAATCCTGGTTAAGCTTGAGCGGTATTACAATGTTCATTTTGAAATAAGGAGTTCTAAACTGAAAGCCTGCCGGTTTAACGCCACTTTTTCAAA is a window of Mucilaginibacter inviolabilis DNA encoding:
- a CDS encoding glycosyltransferase WbsX family protein; this translates as MSRKNIVSAMFLLLCVSTCVYAQQKKSSNEKYQIAVYYFPDYHVDKRNEVYRGKNWTEWELVKKAKPRFEGHHQPKVPLWGYTDEANPVDMAQKIKAASTHGINAFIFDWYYYNDGPFLQRGLENGFMKAKNNSLMRFSLMWANHDWLDLHPSTHGKPQKLMYPGKITPETWDKMTDYIITKYFKHPSYWKIDGCPYFSIYDLGNFLGSFGSQEAAAKAIADFRAKTKKAGFKDLNINAVVWGNTILPGEKTITSPEILIKNLGFNSVTDYVWIHHVVLNNFPTNAYDSVKNVYFKYALNACEKFNVPYYPNVSMGWDSSPRTNQENSWGNFGYPYTPIIIGNTSGAFKNALIEAKDFMDNHLAKTKILTINSWNEWTEGSYLEPDTLNKFGYLEAIKQVFMNKQK
- a CDS encoding S41 family peptidase — protein: MQPFFNFYKQSRYVLICLISILILQGSCKKEGPSPNYPIGSNENINAWILDSLKRYYYWSDGLPAKPALNRAPLDFFSAVRNSSDRFSYILLPGDLSTVAPTNKSQYGFDYTTIKEKNTGLVFGVIKLVLNDSPASRSGLKRGDYISKINGKAITQENAAALQQELLSGTRVTITFAEVNGAELKDIGSAELTAGFTFEQPAVSNITDNGSSKIAYLYIYDFSQGLAASLYNVFMGFKTAGVTELILDLRYNSGGQVAEAAGLCTMIASGVNYTTPFITYKGNKNGGVRSESLGDAATFDRTVNFNTLLQSNLNLKRVFILGTAATASASEVMINNLKPYIQVVLIGEKTRGKDEASFKIYDARTPKQVNWEMHPIVYKLFNAAGNGGYSAGIDPDISIAELNNLPLQPFGAWEDPLVKAALDRISGKNTLGVLELKKSNKMSLAAGNVLADSRIQATSASTVITHR
- a CDS encoding RNA polymerase sigma factor; this encodes MKHLDNLSIKELLCLIQTGDTDAFAEVYKLYRRKVYYFAYRFVRCAEEANELTQDVFVRLWENRMKINPDKNFEAYLFSMVRSNFLDALKKQARMSVYRTANAEEPAFNSTESYMDFTECRQIAMNAIETLSPQAKVAYLLSREDGCSHEDISRQMGLSKNTVNNHIKKSLTHIRTRIRYLSPDTVLPFVLFMLVSFPEMG
- a CDS encoding FecR family protein; translated protein: MKHQEEIRRLFKMYLEGKTNASQNNILFHYLNNNKNAEQELSDLMNDTWEQEPVIRDDSVEANEGLEQVWAKIDHKKQKTIQRYQLLKYAASLVMICSAVFVYKANQKRQPESAKPIAFITKTTLSGEKVKMLLPDSSVVYLGSRSKISWPEHFEKGKIRNVSLEGEAFFEVKHDAARPFIIRSGKMETQVLGTSFNIYAYPEDKIFTVSVRTGKVGVTEKSPGSRKVLSLLTPGMKIVYNKDNGKFRINVGLIGEADSWTNNRFVFHDENLGSILVKLERYYNVHFEIRSSKLKACRFNATFSNININEVMKQLRVMSSGHIKYKISDDKTKIALWGEACE